In Glycine max cultivar Williams 82 chromosome 10, Glycine_max_v4.0, whole genome shotgun sequence, the DNA window GTTCCAACCCAACcctaaaaaacacaaaaacgtaaaaaaaaaaaacaattattgtttATATCGCCTTTTTAATACATGcaccttttttatgttttgggcctagcccatttttttaaagtatttaataaGATGGTAATGCTACTTAAACCACGTTTTCATACATGCACCTTTTCTTGGGCCTAGCCCATGTTTGTGAAGtctgaaatataataaaaatgctATTTACACCGCTTTTCTTAACACATGCACCTTTTTCATTTTGGGCCTAACCCATTTTTTGTGAAgtcctaaataaaataaaattgacagTTACACTCTTTTCTTTATATGTTCACCCTGCCACTTAGAATGGTGACTAGACCTGCCTTATCAGCACTCCGTCAGTGTTAACTAAGTCCAAATCAACCctttgacttaaaaaaaaaaataccaaaaagaataattataaatattagtggataactctttttttattttatttctttatggtctctatcatttattttattcttcaatgtatttttttaatcattgtctagctagttagtttaattaataatgcattgtaaatatttcgttattcattttattttccccCATGTTTTAATCTCACACTCTTAATTACTAGGTGTACTCCCCTCTTCTAATTCTATCCCTTTCTATTCCCATTCTATTTATCTGATTTCGTAGCACTaagtcaattttatatttacttttgcAAATCTGCATTAGCATTCTTTAGTACACGCTTATACTATGTGCACTCCATGCTGGGTCTCCAACTTACTTTGTGATGTTTCAATAACatgtgagtaaattttgtgaatgacaTGTTGGATTTCCGACTTGCTTGAGTTCACAAAATTTACCACAAACTTAAAGTCTTTTCCAAAAAGGTAACATTCTCAAATAAATGATCactcaattcttttttttcatgttgCACGCACTCCATATtgagtctccgacttgcttggcaATGTTTCAATAAAGTGTGCGTAAATTTTGTGAATCGAATGCTAGGTTTCCAACTTGCTTGACTTCACAAAGTTTACCACAAAACccaaaatctttcaaaattaaattaaattaaattaaatcaactcaacacataaacattttttctgcaaagaactacgtaagtctgatttcctcattgcacctgaggatacgtaggagcgaagGCAAATCCCTCGTCgacccaaaaaaaaacttaaaaaaataaaagtccccttttgtttctaaaaataaaatttgatttccttttctaaatataaaatataattgatatcttcaagggaagataaataattaaaagtcactttatttttagcATACTCGATTAAAAACTGTCATTTTCATGACGGACATGCGGGGTGCTAACACCTCCCTTGCGAGTAAACGACTCCCAAATCCCTTTTCTCCAATCGTTGACCATTCcttgtcttttttgttttcctcacgttttccttgaataaacgttggtggggACTCCACAAGTTTTCCATTTTTTGGAAAActatttgtttatttgaatattttatttcattgtcTCGTCGTGGTCCATGTTGCaacaccaaaaaaggtaaaattatcaaataaatgatCACTTAATTCTCCTTTTTCACGTTTCACACATGCAACATTGGGTCTCTGACTTACTTGAGAGTGTTTCAATAAagtgtgagtaaattttgtgaatgtcatGCTGGATCTCCAACTTGCTCGAATTCACAAAGTTTACCACAAAaccaaaatctttaaaaaaaaataataaaataaaataaaattaacctaacacataagttttttttctataaagaactatgtaagtctgattttctcattgcaCCTCAGATAGGACAGATCccttgtcaaaaaaaaaaactaaaaaaataagaatccctttttgtttctaaaaataaattttgatttccttttctaaataaaaatataacaaaatataattcatgttttcaagggaagataaataattaaaaagtcactttattttttagcGCACTCGATTAAAGGGTGTTGTTTTCATGACGGACACGCGatgtgctaacaccttccctgTGTATAAATGATTCCTGAATCCTTTTTCTCCAATCCTTGACCattccttatcttttttttttcttgacgtttttcttaaataaacgcCGGGAGCGACTCCACAAGTTttccattttttgaaaataatttatttatctaattttttatttcgcCATCCCGTCCTGACCACGTTACTATAGACGTTGTTAGGGGCGATGGGTCTCAACGTATAACGTTGTGATCACCACCACCGCCTACTCTCTCCTCCCCAAcctcattttatttaatctattgTTGTTTCATTGTTTGAGGTTTATTTGTTAGGTTTAATAATTTGATCTTGGGTTCTAAGGGCTTTGAATGTGTGGATCaaatttttgggttttttttttttacttttgattttgaaCTATCAATTTTTTGTGGACTTTTTAGAGGGTATATATGTGCACCTGTTATCATAGTTTATGGGCAATTTCAAATTCTAGACTTGAGTTGTTGTGGTTGTCATTAAGTTCAATGTGTTTTGGGAATGAGAAATGATCCGATTTTGAATTTGCAATAGATGACATGTGGTTGATCATAAAACTTTAAGAtttgcaatatattttttaatatttattccctttttttccttaaatatttattggattttctttttaatcttttctatttaagagaaaaaaaattatttttatgctttatgtaattttatattttcagttattataacatataattttaccaaacatttataataCAATAAGAtaactttttagttttcaaCTATTACCTAACTTTTTAACTTTCGACTAATTTTTCCAAATACAACAACTATATTTGACAAGACATTTCAactaacttttaactttttttacctGCTTAAAAGTTcatttggttgtttggtaaacaaattttttttagcaatttttagtattttttaaacattactTAAAGTAACATTTTCTTAAATGCTTCTAGCTTCTAAGTTTCtatatttcattttacttttatccttaatatatttattcattttttttatcttttttaaataaatcatggtattattttatttgtcattttatacttttcacCCACTTCAACAGGTAATTTTAccgaacacttataatttaataagttaatttttaaggtTCTAACTACTAGTTAATATTTTAGCTTGTTTTTTCGAACATAGCCaaccttaataaaaaaaattatataaaaattaattacaagtaATTACCTTAACTacacatatttaataattaacttaattgcacatatttaatattttatatatttaataattacattaattacttCATATACAAAGAAGaaatttgatatataaaatataataagtttcttttttaaatcaatGATGACAAATGTATAAGGGGACATTAAGGACTGAATTGAAtgctttatataattttatatttttagctaCGGCAAGCTAtcattttatcaaatacttataatttagtaAGATAATGTTTTAACTTTCAACTACTAGCTAGCTTTTCAACTTCTAGCTAGTTTTCATCTAGTTTTGCTAAACATAACGGTTATGATTGAGAAGACATTTCagctaacttttaatttttttttattgggtgAAAAACTCATTTGACTGATCAATAagcaaacttttttttactaatctCTAGCGTTTTTTGGGAACACTTGCTTCTAGCTTCtatctttttatgttttgtttcacttttattcttgatatatttattcatttttcttgttatattttttaaataaatcacgatattaatatttttttgtcattttacactttttaacTACTTCTACAACTATTTTTaccatatatttataatttaataaactaatttttcaagTTTCAGCTATAGCTAATTTTTCCGAACATAGCCaaccttaataaaaaaaaacttatatatataaattaattacaagTAATTACATTAActacatatatttaataattgtcTTAATTacacatatttaatattttatatatttaataattacattaattacttCAGATACAAAGAAGaaatttgatatataaaatataataagtttcttttttaaaccgaTTATGCCAAATGTATAAGGGGATATTAAGGAGTGAATTGAATGCTTATATTTGACTTGATTATAGAAAAATTAACGGCAAAAATCATTAAGGAATGATATTTAATTaggaagataaaaattaaaattattattctaattttgATTAGAGAAAATTATTGTGCcataattattcataaaattgaTTTGTGTGTAAATAAGTTAACAGGTGATAGATGAGAGCTTTAGGTTGCTTCTATAAGAAACAAttgtttgtaatttaaaataacatttttttttgctatttaaGGATTATTTTAAGGGAttcattgttttaaattattttattagaataaaatatgtatGAGTTACTTAATTATAGTGTGATATTGTATGAAACGATTAAcagagaataaaaataactcAGAATAGTTAGCTTAAATAATCAGAGATGCTTTCATATATAACATATGAAGACTTTAGGTGGAGATTATTTTGAATGTGCTAGAGATTTTGAAAGccaatacttaaaaaaaaacaatgattttttttatagctttAATACATTTGAAAATACTTGaattatttgagaatttttaacTTGGTCTctagatgaaaaaataattatgtttaagaGATAAGTGATAAAATTAACTGATAAATTAATCGAAGCCAAAATAAAAACTAGCTTTTGTTGTTTGTCTATTTACATATGAACCAAAGATTATTTTCCttggataaaatatataatgtaaaCTTGTTTTGGTAAATGATATTgtttagaaaaaaccaaaaataaaaataaaataaaatatggagtGTAAACTAGGACGAGGTTTTGACTATTGACATGAACTGTAATTCCTGTCTCGCGCTTTTGCAAGAAAGAAGAAACTagaaatggataaaaaaaacttaaggcCACCAATAGCTGACACGTAAGATATGTATTAAGCGAAAATAAGGAGTGAAGTGTTTAAAGTTTAATAAAGATGGAAAGTGAGTCTCTCCACCGTGTACGAAGGAGGTGCATTGGTCCATTATCTATCGTTAATGGAAGTGGAAGTAGCACTTCCATTTTCCATTTTGCATTTCCCAGTAGAGTAGGCAAAGCCAAATCCAAAGGGAACACGTTCATTCAAttgcaattatttatattaattaataataattcacAAATTGTGTGTGGCCAGCACTCCAATCCCCTCCCTCAACTACCCGACAAATTTTCCATTCCCGGCATCTCCTCCCAGCCTCGTACCCCAGATACCTTAAATTCGCTTCATAACACAATTTCGTTTCTTTCTTTGCCGACCAACtcggttctttttttttctttctttcaccttcACCTATGGCCATGGCTTCTTTGATTCAGTGTTCTGCAACTTCCCTCTCCGCTGTCCCCATCACTACCCGTTTCACCAGGACCCACAAGTCTCGCCTTCGCTGCTCCTTAGATGCTAATGTTTCCGACATGAGCGTTAACGGTTTGTAATTTCAGTTCCTGATCAATTTTCGATCTTACACTTATCTTACCAgtgtattcttttcttttttttaatctattgatTTTCGTTCTGGGAGTGTTGTGTGTTTGCGATGTGTCACAATGTTTAGACAATAATAATTCTCATACTGTAAGTTTGACATGGCAGCGCCAAAAGGGTTGTTTCCTCCGGAACCTGAACATTATCGAGGACCAAAACTGAAAGTGGCAATTATTGGAGCTGGACTTGCAGGCATGTCAACTGCAGTGGAACTCTTGGATCAAGGCCATGAGGTTTGGCTCCTTCTCTCTCTGTTTCTCTTAATATAAGCCactgatattttaatattttgaaattggaTGTTATGGTATAGCATATAGTAAAGTTGTTTTTGAAGCAAAGGGGAGTGATTCCTTGATCGTTgattagtttgtttttataattcaGGTGTGTTGTTTGCATTAGGGTGTTATGACTAATGTATTCTATCATTCAGGTGGATATCTATGAGTCAAGACCTTTTATTGGTGGCAAAGTTGGCTCTTTTGTTGACAAAGGTGGGAATCACATTGAAATGGGATTGCATGTTTTCTTTGGTTGCTACAACAATCTTTTCCGATTGTTGAAGAAGGTAAGCTGTTTTTACTTCCAGTCATGGTGTGCATTCTTCTTCATCTCTAAACCCTGTACTCTTCCTCTCTCTTTTTTGGCCATGAAACCTGTACCATTGACTTTATTTTCCATGTGCATTTGATAACTTCTTCAATACTTGGATGACTAGGTGGGTGCAGAAAACAATCTACTTGTGAAGGATCACACTCACACTTTTGTTAACAAAGGGGGTCAAATTGGTGGTATGTTTTATGCTGCTATACCTTGcttcatttttgttcatttatttttgtGCATTGTTCATAACTTAGTTTTCTGGTGCAGAACTGGATTTTCGCTTCCCAATTGGGGCACCAATACACGGGATAAGGGCATTTTTGACCACAAATCAGCTTAATGTAATCACATTGTATATTCTATTATCATGTTTGTTTAGATTACATTATTTGGTCATCATTCATCACTATTATGCAGAACTAGAAACTAATATATTTCAATGCCcaacaaaagtatatatgttcatttgattttcctcagCCAAACTATCATTGCACCTaactttacatattttttatgaacagACTTATGATAAGGCTAGAAATGCTGTGGCTCTTGCACTCAGTCCAGTTGTCAGAGCTCTTGTTGATCCAGATGGTGCACTGAGGGACATAAGGAATTTGGATAGTGTAAGAggatttgttattttttggtcTATTTCCAAATGATGCTTCCTGATTATCTGTGCCCTCAGTTTCCATGTGTTCTTACACATGCTCAATTGCTCATGCCCATCCACACAGCATATACATACATGCACACACATACAATAGTAGTAGTTGTGAAGGTTCTTTGTTTACCAAACAAAGTAAAAATACCGATACTTGCTGCCCTAGAATCTAAGTTTACTCTTTCACTTTATATTGATTGTGTTTGCCAATCTTGTTCTTTTAACCATTATGTGCATTTGTAACAGATTAGCTTTTCAGATTGGTTTTTATCCAAAGGTGGCACACGCATGAGTATTACAAAAATGTGGGATCCAGTTGCCTATGCCCTTGGGTTTATCGACTGTGATAATATCAGTGCTCGCTGCATGCTCACCATATTTGCATTGTTTGCCACAAAGACCGAGGCTTCCCTTTTGCGAATGCTGAAGGGTTCACCGGATGTTTATCTGAGTGGCCCCATCCGAAAGTACATCATGGACAGAGGGGGCAGGTATAGTTTTCGATACTAGAATATTGCCACCATGACTATCCAAATTTCTTCCTATTTGGATTCTCATTCATTGCTGGAACAGGTTCCATCTTAGGTGGGGATGCAGAGAACTGCTTTATGACAAATCTGCTGATGGGAGTATTTATGTTAGAGGACTTTCCATGTCAAAGgtgatatttgttttttttgtttgaaatcttTACATACTTGGTTAGAATCCAAGTGACATTGTCAAAAATCTTTATAGTCAAtaccttataatttttattttctcaggCCACTGCCAAGAAAATTGTGAAAGCTGATGCTTATGTTGCTGGTTAGTAGGTTACTCTTTGCTTTTGTATTTATTCCTTATTGTGTTAACAATCTTCAATACCTTAGTGTCATTTACGCAATGCCAGCTTGTGATGTCCCTGGAATTAAGAGATTACTTCCATCAGAGTGGAGGGAACAGGAGTTTTTCAATAATATCTATGAACTAGTTGGAGTTCCTGTAGTCACAGTGCAACTCAGATACAATGGTTGGGTTACAGAGTTGCAGGATCTAGAAAAGTCAAGGTAATTCTCTGAATTTTAGGGTCCATGTAGAAACTATAAAGTGATGTACTTTTGCTTTGACAGTTAAGATTGATCTATCCTTTGATCATTATTGTTCAACTTCTTCATGCACCCTTACTATCTGGATGACAGGCGACTGGGGAAAGCTGTTGGGTTGGATAACCTTCTCTATACACCCGATGCAGATTTTTCTTGCTTTGCAGACCTTGCACTTTCATCTCCAGAGGATTATTACATTGAGGGACAAGGATCATTGCTCCAGTAAGTGTTTGTAATCTTGCACTTCTAAATTTTCACTTCCATTCATGAGTTGTTTAcctgaaaatattttaaggaaagATTTAATTAAGTGACTTGCTTGAGTGTTCTGCACTCAGTATAATTATAAATGTATAcatggaaaaacaaaaacaacttacaTTTGCAAGAGTAGTGAAGAGTTGGACTATTTCTTTAAGATCTTAATGTCCCCAATGCTTCCAAAATACTGTTATCATCTCCAACAGTTTATGCTTAAAATCATGCATGACTAAGTATGTTGTGCAATGGATGAAATTGCATTATCAATTCATCATGCAACTTGTATCTGAGATTGGTAAATGCATAAGCTTTACCAAGCCTAACAAGTAACTTTTCATGGTATTAAAATTTGGTAACCATCATGCATATAATGTGTGATTTAGTGTTGACCTTCTAAGAATATAATGTTATATCTGTCAGATGTGTTCTGACGCCAGGAGATCCATACATGCCCTTACCAAATGACGAAATTATTGCAAGGGTAGCAAAACAGGTTGGTTAAAAGAATTCCATTTCTCTTATTCTGTTTTTGATATTTTCACCGTTGATTTAGTAATGACATGAAAGTTTGCATCCAAAGCTGGAAGGGTAGCTAGTGTGTTGAGTTATTTTGATATTTCAGCAGTCAGTGTCGTATGATGTGTTAATGGTGAAtgcatgataaatatttttaacaaaataccaATATGGGATCACTTTATGGATCGAAAAAGACGGTTACCGGTTGGATTGGTACTTTTTCATTTGGTGTATGCTTGTTCATGCTGCTAATTTGATGCCTGACTGGATTCTTCTGATATCATCAGCATAGCACTTTCTATTATTTCCATCACAAATCACATCACAGGTTCCATTTTGTAGTCTATTTTGGGAGGTTTTAATCAATGGTAGATATTCAGTTCTCTTGTCAttacattgattttaatttattttttaggttttggCACTGTTCCCATCATCTCAAGGTTTGGAAGTGACTTGGTCTTCTGTTGTTAAAATTGGCCAATCTCTGTACCGTGAGGGGCCTGGTAAAGATCCATATAGACCTGATCAAAAGACACCAGTGAGGAATTTCTTTCTTGCTGGCTCTTACACAAAGCAGGTAGCACCTTCTTGACTATGCTTCTCCTATGCATATAATATATTTCCTTTAAAATTGCATGTTATCTAGATGCTTCATAGCTGTGGTTTATGAGATCCTACAGGAGTCAGTTAACCTTTAAATTCTTATATTGGTTCCTGGGCTTGTAGTGTGACCTATGAAAAAATTTTAGAAAGTGAAGAAGCTTTTATGACATGACAATAAATTCCTGCTTGCTGCTATATTTGATTGAATGGGATTACTTGTCTAGTGTTTTTTCAATAGATATTAGTATGTGCTTTTACTATGCTTGCTCACATCTATGGGATataacttgctcaaactcaaaTTTACCGAACTAATTTAGCCTTTTCAAATTTGTgttcaaccttttttttttatttattaactgtTTTTTACTTTCTACTCCATGGCAATATTTTAATGAGCTCTTACAATTTTGCTGTGTTTGTTCAGCAATTGCTGTATGTTTTCTTCAGTTTCACTGCAGTAGTGAAATCTAAGTTGCATTGATGTTGctcactttattattattattttttgttcaggACTACATAGACAGCATGGAAGGTGCAACCTTGTCTGGCAGACAAGCTTCGGCCTATATCTGCGATGCAGGGGAAGAATTAGTGGCATTGCGGAAGAAGCTCGATGCTGAGTTTAAAGACgacttaaaaatatcaaatactaAAGATGAATTGAGCTTAGTATGATAAATTTTCATGAGGTGGTCATGTTGACATGAAGCAATCTGGTTTTTTTGCATGCAACATTTTTCAATGTATATTCAATCGATAAATAATTACAGAATAGATTGTTTCGAAGCAAGTAGTGTTGTTTATAGTTCTTATATCCGGTCTCTATAAATTGTGATTCCCATCCAGCCATTGACATTCCTTAcgccccaatttttttttttttcttttgaactgAAATTAgcattaaaataattcaaggtAATGAATGATCCAGGAATTGATCGCTGTgcaagaaaattattttcttaatacatacttgttgaaatttataagaaattacaaaatttagtgAGTTTCACATTAATctctttttttatgtataatttttaataaaatttaactaatagaagaaaatgtgttcttgatattcttaaaaaaaaaatcctattagacatgaatataaattaaactaaattaaatacaCGTAAACATGAATCCAAATCCCTTGGAGAGTGAGCAAGCCTTGGCCACACAATTATCAATTACACAAATAATTGAGCGAATGTATGTGTATCCACGTTGGTGGTACTGCGAAAGAGAAAACGGAGCAACACAAAGAAGCttaattaatgtaaattatGAACATAGGATAGGAAATGGCAAAAATATGCTGCTGGAGTGGAACACCTCCACTACAACCTTTACAAAAGCAGGTACTACATAGTTACTAAGAATCTATTATATGATTTATATCTATAGAGGCGAATTCGGACTTTCAAATTCGTTGCTGCTTCTCTGATTTATATTTTGACGTTGCTATTGCAGTTTCGAAGGAATCACGGCGTCCAAAACTGCTCAAACACTAACACACTGAATAGGAGGAAGATATATGCATGCTTGaacagagaaaaagaaagtgaaacaCCTCAGATATTGAAAATAGCGGTGAGCGGGGTAACGGAACTCTTGAGGCTTTTCTCTCCTTCTTCCCATCAAACAAGGTGTCCATGCCCATGCCAACACAATCTCCAACCTTGTTTTTACTTATCTATCTATTAATTGCTCTATTCTAAGGAGTCACTCCCACTTAGTTATATGCAGCCTTGAGAAACAGAGAGATCAAATTGAATTCCCAGCTTCGAGCGTCGATGATGTTCTAAGGATCATCAAGTCTGATTACGACAACGCTTATTTCGTAACAGGtagcatctttttttttttttaatttccatttattttattaattcaacaagacttaattatcaatttggtctccaaatttttaaaattgaaacatttaatataatttggGGATCAAATTGATATTTTAGCCA includes these proteins:
- the LOC100776502 gene encoding zeta-carotene desaturase, chloroplastic/chromoplastic: MAMASLIQCSATSLSAVPITTRFTRTHKSRLRCSLDANVSDMSVNAPKGLFPPEPEHYRGPKLKVAIIGAGLAGMSTAVELLDQGHEVDIYESRPFIGGKVGSFVDKGGNHIEMGLHVFFGCYNNLFRLLKKVGAENNLLVKDHTHTFVNKGGQIGELDFRFPIGAPIHGIRAFLTTNQLNTYDKARNAVALALSPVVRALVDPDGALRDIRNLDSISFSDWFLSKGGTRMSITKMWDPVAYALGFIDCDNISARCMLTIFALFATKTEASLLRMLKGSPDVYLSGPIRKYIMDRGGRFHLRWGCRELLYDKSADGSIYVRGLSMSKATAKKIVKADAYVAACDVPGIKRLLPSEWREQEFFNNIYELVGVPVVTVQLRYNGWVTELQDLEKSRRLGKAVGLDNLLYTPDADFSCFADLALSSPEDYYIEGQGSLLQCVLTPGDPYMPLPNDEIIARVAKQVLALFPSSQGLEVTWSSVVKIGQSLYREGPGKDPYRPDQKTPVRNFFLAGSYTKQDYIDSMEGATLSGRQASAYICDAGEELVALRKKLDAEFKDDLKISNTKDELSLV